A genome region from Akkermansiaceae bacterium includes the following:
- the rpmI gene encoding 50S ribosomal protein L35, translating to MPRVGGKAKTRKAVAKRFKVTGTGKILRRHQGKRHLLQCKSRKRKRALGKAGLVSDADIKNVKENLPFH from the coding sequence ATGCCAAGAGTTGGAGGAAAAGCAAAAACACGGAAGGCCGTCGCCAAGCGCTTCAAAGTCACTGGCACAGGGAAGATACTCCGTCGTCACCAGGGAAAACGCCACTTGCTTCAGTGCAAGAGCCGAAAGCGCAAACGCGCCCTCGGCAAGGCCGGACTGGTGTCCGACGCCGACATCAAGAATGTCAAGGAGAACCTTCCCTTCCATTGA
- the rplT gene encoding 50S ribosomal protein L20, with the protein MPRATNSPASRKRRKRVLLRAKGFRGFRSKLFRYAKDAVRKAQQHEYRDRKRRKGQFRRLWTQRINAAVRNEGMTYSRFIEGLKAAGIEADRKILSDLAITDAAAFSAIVAQAKQALEAKAQASA; encoded by the coding sequence ATGCCAAGAGCCACAAATTCGCCCGCCAGCCGCAAGCGCCGCAAGCGCGTGCTCCTGAGGGCAAAGGGCTTCCGCGGTTTCCGCTCGAAGCTCTTCCGTTACGCCAAGGACGCAGTCCGCAAGGCGCAGCAACACGAATACCGCGACCGCAAGAGGCGGAAGGGTCAGTTCCGCCGTCTCTGGACACAGCGCATCAACGCCGCCGTCCGCAACGAGGGGATGACCTACTCCCGCTTCATCGAAGGCCTCAAGGCCGCTGGCATCGAGGCCGACCGCAAGATCCTCTCGGATCTCGCGATCACCGATGCCGCAGCCTTCTCCGCCATCGTCGCACAGGCGAAGCAAGCCCTCGAAGCCAAGGCCCAGGCCTCCGCATAA